The genomic region acagaaaataatagataaaacagatataaaaattggtaagaaaaatcaCTAATAAAGCAATtttgaaacattgcaaatgatggaagaattcATCGTGTCTCATTGTAGTTTGGAGCATATATTTGTTGCATAAAAAGTTAAAACGCACATCTATAAATTCATTACttctttaataaaatgaaatcgGTCCGTAAACTACTGCTTACAATACgtatattacaataaattatattataaaaaattcaagataaaaataattgtaatttttttttatttccctaatATTTCCAACCGGTGAAGttgcaatattgttgaaaacacagAACATTCAGTTCTGATATGTAAAAAGATTTTAGTTCTTAtgtgtcctctgcttgtaaactcataaacaaacaattgcgatcggttcatgagatcagccagattagcgagtacagatcgagtcatgaaatgtgattattggcCGATACTGATCTCTGTCCGATCAATCGGAGCATCTCTAGTTGTTAAATATTCAAATTTTCCTCAAACTGatcaaaaccttttattttaaagGAGATTCACTGAAAGGTTTTTGCAGAATGCAATATGGTTCTTCAGTGTCATCACTGCTAAACCTTAATTTTGGATTGTTTTAAAGAGTGTACATCGTAAATTAacaattttccatattttgtgattcaagttttattattattattattattattattattattattattatgtatgctTTTTAAATTCACTGTGGGACCTTAATCTTTCCTCCTAATCCTTTTGATATTGAAAAGTTGTAATAGTTTGATGCGATGTATTGTcttggttggtgttgtaaattgcGATACAAATAAACTGCCAGCACTTTTTACCGACTTAATtctctacatattatttattatacaatatattaattCAACCCAATAAAAGGttagactgtaaaaaattatatgaacaatTAGTTCTGACAGCATGTATTAGTTcagtgtaacttattaaactaaataatcaagttcttaattttataagttacgcaagctgttttaagtcagtttaacataagttcAAAGGACTTAtaaggttcatttgattcagcttaaagctgtaaggcaaccaggattttttttttacagtgtagcaatagTCACTTTGATAAAATGCTCAGTTGAATTTACATCATAAAATGTCGACACAGTTTAACATCTCATAGTACATTTCACaactttaaataaacagaaaaaactgTAAATCATGAAATACGGAACCTGTTAATTAACGGATAATTTTTACAATATAGGCACACACTATTAAAATAGGGGAAATTATGTTGTGATAATTTCATGGAGAAACCTCAAGACTACAATCAAGGTGTTTCAGGAAGTTCAGTGTTTACTGATTTACAGAAAGACTGATGTTTGAGTAGACATTGTAACTTTTCAGGTCAGATTTTAGGTTtaaacagcaacattacacagTGAAACAAACAGAAAGTGAATAAAAACCCAGAAATATGACTCTTCTATAACAGGGTTTgtatgacagtaacagagttttTGCAGTTTACAGCTAAACACAAACTATTTACACTAAATAAGTCCACGTAGAATCATTGACTACTATAATAATCGTAATCAGATTGTCCAAACTGTTTCtcgtggtgattttttttttggaagtttATAACCCCATGTCCCGCATCCTCTCTTCTCTCATGCGTCTGTTTGCGTACCAGAACTCTGTAATGTCATCTACAGTCACTCTAGGCTGCATCCACAGCTCGTTCTCCTCATTAACCTGTTCCTGTCCCCTTCTCTTCATCCTCTCCTGCCTCTTTCTGTCCTTGTCCTTTCTGTCGGCCTCCAGTGTGGATCCGTTGACGTACCAAAACTCCACTCTCTCTTGCACAGATGCTTTCGGGTCGGCCCAAAGGCTCTGCTTCTCACCCACCTCAACTCGCTTCTCCTTCATCTTCATTCTTTCTTTAACAATCGATAGACGCACCCAAAGAAAGATGGTTACTCCTAGAAATATGGCTGCGGTCATTGCTAAAGCCCATACTGTGATGAAGCAAACCATCGTGGATTGGCGAGAGGAGTTCGAACATGTAGGCCACACTTTGCTTTCTGTGTCTGTTATGTTGGTGGTGGGATATGAGCTGTTGTCTGTTAAGACATCGGTTATGAtagagttgttgttgttattgttggtgGAACCAATGGGTGCGCCTGTTCCTGTCATGTTTTCACTTTCTATATATGTGGACGTGAACAAGTCCTGCGGTTTCGTAGAATGATTTACACCACCTGCAGAGGTGTGATATTCAGGTTCATCAGTAACCGCCGTTTCTTGTGTTATTGTGAAAGCTGGCGTGGTCGTGAGAATGTCTGTGTTTTGTGAAGTTGACCAATCTGTTGCTGTTGTATTCGCTGTTGTGTTGTAATCTTCCTCTCTGTGTTCACTTGTAAAGCCGTAACTTCCCTCAGTGCCTCGTGTTTCTCTCCACTGCTCGCTCGTATTAACAAATGTGGCCCGGGTGGAGTTTGTTTCGTAATTTCCCTCATCAGCTTTCGTTGTTTCATCTCCTTTCTCCTTCCAGGGATCGGTGGAGACATTGCTGAATGGATCTACAGTCTGAATATGATTGTAACTTATGCCTGTTTGATTATTTTCGTCCCTTTGTGGCGTCAGTCTTGTAAAGTTAGTGAAAACTGTTGGTGTTGTATTTGTGTAGCTTACAGCAACATCACTAGCATTACTTATGCTTACATCTTCATCATTCGTATCATTTTGAGACGAACTGCTGTTGTATTGATGCAGGGATCTCATTTTCAGCATGGATGTCATGTTTTGGGTTGTATTTGGCTCAGCTGTGTAACTCACGTTTGACGTTGTCCACGTTTCATTATTTTCGTCCTTTTGTGACGTCAGTCTTGGAGAGTTCGTAAAAACTGTTGGTGTTGTATTTGTGTAGTTCAAAGCAACATCACTAGCATTGCTAATGCTCACACCTTCATCCAACAAGTGATTTTGAGACGGACTGCTGTTGTATTGATTCATGGATGTTACGTTTGGGGTTGTATTTAACTCAGTTGTGTCTCCATCATCATTGTAACTCACGTTTGACATTGTCCgtgtttcattttcattatatTGGGACTTCAGTCTTGTGAAGTTAGTGAAAACTGTTGGTGTTATGATTGTATAGTTCATAGGAACATCACCAGCATTGCTAATGCTTACATCTTCATCATCTGTATCATTTTGAAATGGATTGCTGTTGTATTGATGTAGTGATGTCATTTCCATCGTGGATGTGACGTTTGGCTCTGCTGTGTATCTGTTATTATTGTAATCCACCTTTGATGTTGTCCAAGTTTCATTATTTTCATCCTCTTGTGAGGTCAGTCTTGGAGAATTAGTGGAAACCGTTGTTATTGTATTTGTGTGTCTTATTGCACTGTCACTAGCACTGCTAATGCTCACACCTTCATCCATCATGTCATTTCGAGGCGGAGTGCTGTTGTATTGATGCAGGGATGTTGTTTCCTGTGAAGGAGCTGTATTTGGCTGGATGTGCACTTCTGTGGTCAGATTTGTTGTGTTTTCTTGTGTTATTGTGGTCAGAGGTGAAGAGGGTGTTGCTTTTATTAGGGTCTTGGGTTGctggtttgttgttgttgttgttattggagTTGTTTGTGTGGTTTCGGTGTAGCCACTCGGGGTGTGTGCTGGCAGAGTGTTGAAATTGAAGGCTGAAGCGATGAGGAAGTGAGTGAACCACACTGTGATGAACAGTAAAGTCATCTGCATCGTGACTTCTGTGAAAAACCAAGAGACGCTATGATTACAGAGGATGTGACGACATGATGGGGAAATGCatgaaaacaatacaataacGTACGGTTGATTAACAGTTCATtctttaaatatgaattaaaacaagttaatatgttttaatagcttttaaaatgtactttttaaaacatgcatatacagttgaagtcagaattattagcccccctgaattattagcccccctggttattttttcccccaatttctgtttaacggagaagattttgtcaacacatttctaaacatgatagttttaataactcatctctaatcactgatatattttatctttgccatgatgacagtaaataacattttactagaaaaTTTTCAAGacttttctatacagcttaaagtgacatttaaaggcttaactaggttaattaggttaactaggcaggttagggtaattacgcaagttatagtataatgatggtttgttctgtagacagttgaaaaaaatatagcttaaaggggctaataatttttaccttaaaatggttttaaaaaattaaaaactgcttttattctagctaaaataaaacaaataagactttctccagaagaaaaaatattatcagatatactgtgaaaaatttcttgatctgttaaacataatttgagaaatatttaaaaaagaaaacaaaaattcaaaggggggctaataattctgacttcaactgtatgtatagaATCTGTGTATATATCTGTGAATATAATATGTCTAACTGTgattaagaaatgtttcttgttAGTGTTGAAACAGTTGTGCTACTTAATATTTTGTGGAAGTGGTGAGACATGATTCTTTGATGAGGTTACAGTTCAAAATAGTATTTCACACTAGATAATCTCCaaacttaatgaataaaaatgaataagctGCACTTTATTTTGAACTTGAAACAGTTCATTACTCAGTTCATTTAGGACTACATTGTCTATCAAAACTAACACAGATGTGGATCAGTCAGTGGAGCTCTCTCACTTGTCTttttaagaattttaaataaCCTTTAACATTAAAACATTCCCTTTTTGCTCTTTGAGTTTCTCTTAATATACACCTCTAAATGGCAGCTCTTTGGATTTTCTTTGACTTTAAACACTCCAGGCCTACAACTACTATAAagtgaaactacataacatccaCACTTCGCTTTTGTGCTTGGCTATGAATATACAAGAACTCACACACAAACTACACTTGTATTACTTCTCATTTAGTCCAAACCAGCTGAAAGTTCGAAAGAAATAGACGGTACCTGAAGTTCAGAAATCATCACGCTGTCTCTTCCTTGACGCACAGTGATTTCTTCGTTTATGCAGTGGTGCCTTCTGGGATACTTCTGTCCTCTGGCTGAAGCTTTGAAAAGACATGAGGAAATGACAGTTTGATCACCATGGCAACAGTGGGATGAGGTGAGAGGTTGGGGTGAAGCAGGATGTGGTTCGGTGGCTCCGCCTCTTCCCTCTATCAGTGCTGCTGCTGTGGAAGAAATAACTTAAAAGCACATCCTGTTGACTCATGTTGCATTTAGATTGAACAACCTGACGTCTCTTTAAGGAGGACACCAGCAGTTGTCATCACTGTATGCTGCTCTGATGAGGTGACAAAGATGACACAATATCTTCATGCCATGGACATAGGCCTGTCACATATCTGCACAAtacattgcaccaaaatatattgcgataaattatattattgtcgttttaaaaccattttacatCACTTATTATATAATGtcagaataacaaaataatatcgtcacaatgcaagtacactctttcaaagaacacatcatgctttatttttaagaatatttcatttaattatagtcattttaacaatttaataattaagcaTATGAAACTGCATATATCctagacaaataaataataataaatgttaacagaaaaagtgtgtgttaaaaaataagagaggctgcgatatctgctaccagatctattttcggTTCTCAGGCACCCacttgaaaatatactatagtaaattatagtaaatactatagagCTGGTTTTTATATATGGGTGataaacactcactggccactttattaggtacaccttacaagcaCCGGGCTGGACCcctttttaccttcagaactgccttaattctttgtggcatagattcaacaagatgctggaaatattcttcagttTTTGATACATATTGagatgatagcatcacgctgttgctgcagatttgtcggctgcacatccatgatgtggatctccggttccaccacatcccaagggtgctctattggattgaggtctggggactgtggaggccatttgagtacagtaaacgcattgtcacgttcaagaaatcagtctgagatgatttacgctttatgaaATGGCGTGCTATTCTActggaagtggccatcagaagatgggtacactggggtcataaagatatggacatggtcagcaaaaatactcaggtaggctgtagtgtTGACACAATGttcatttggtactaatgggcccaaagtgtgccaataaaatatcccccacaccattacaccaccagcaacCAGAATGAACCATtaaaacaaggcaggatggatccatgctttcatgttgttgacaccaaattctgaccctaccatctgaatgttgcagcagaaatggagactcatcagaccaggcaacgtttttccaatcttttattgtccaattttggtgagcttgtgtgaattgtcccctcagtttcctgttcttagctgacaggagtggcacccggtgtggtcttctgctgctgtagcccatgcacctcaaggttggacgtgttgatgtatttctgcatacctcagttacAACAAGTAATTattagagttactgttgcctttct from Danio aesculapii chromosome 3, fDanAes4.1, whole genome shotgun sequence harbors:
- the si:ch73-248e21.5 gene encoding mucin-2; protein product: MQMTLLFITVWFTHFLIASAFNFNTLPAHTPSGYTETTQTTPITTTTTNQQPKTLIKATPSSPLTTITQENTTNLTTEVHIQPNTAPSQETTSLHQYNSTPPRNDMMDEGVSISSASDSAIRHTNTITTVSTNSPRLTSQEDENNETWTTSKVDYNNNRYTAEPNVTSTMEMTSLHQYNSNPFQNDTDDEDVSISNAGDVPMNYTIITPTVFTNFTRLKSQYNENETRTMSNVSYNDDGDTTELNTTPNVTSMNQYNSSPSQNHLLDEGVSISNASDVALNYTNTTPTVFTNSPRLTSQKDENNETWTTSNVSYTAEPNTTQNMTSMLKMRSLHQYNSSSSQNDTNDEDVSISNASDVAVSYTNTTPTVFTNFTRLTPQRDENNQTGISYNHIQTVDPFSNVSTDPWKEKGDETTKADEGNYETNSTRATFVNTSEQWRETRGTEGSYGFTSEHREEDYNTTANTTATDWSTSQNTDILTTTPAFTITQETAVTDEPEYHTSAGGVNHSTKPQDLFTSTYIESENMTGTGAPIGSTNNNNNNSIITDVLTDNSSYPTTNITDTESKVWPTCSNSSRQSTMVCFITVWALAMTAAIFLGVTIFLWVRLSIVKERMKMKEKRVEVGEKQSLWADPKASVQERVEFWYVNGSTLEADRKDKDRKRQERMKRRGQEQVNEENELWMQPRVTVDDITEFWYANRRMREERMRDMGL